In the genome of Colwellia sp. PAMC 21821, the window CTGAGAAAGGCTAACTAGCATGAGTAAGGAAATATTACTGGTCGTAGATGCTGTTTCTAATGAAAAGGCATTACCACGTGAAAGCATTTTTGAAGCGATGGAAACTGCTTTGGAAACGGCGACAAAAAAGAAATATGAAGGCGACATTTTAGTCCGTGTAAGTATTGACCGTGCAACAGGCGAGTTTGAGACTTTTCGTCGTTGGTTAATCGTTGAAGAAAGCGATACGCCGATGGAGAATCCGTATGCTGAAATTAGTTTGGCAGCAGCGCAATATGATGAACCAGAATTAAACGTTGGCGATTATGTTGAAGATCAAATTGAATCGGTTAAGTTTGACCGTGTAACAACACAAACAGCTAAACAAGTTATTGTACAAAAAATTCGTGAAGCAGAACGTGGATTAATTGTTGACGCTTACCAAGAACAAATTGGTGAAATTATTACTGGCGTAGTTAAAAAAGCTAGTCGGGATAGCGTAATTTTAGATTTAGGTAACAACGCCGAAGCGATTATTTATCGTGACGATATGTTACCACGTGAAAGCTTCCGTCCAGGCGATCGCATTCGTGGTTTACTTTATGAAATTAAACCTGAAGCACGTGGCGCACAATTATTTGTTAGCCGCACAAAACCTGAAATGTTAATTGAACTTTTCCGCGTTGAAGTACCAGAAATTGGTGAAGAAATGCTTGAGATCAAAGGCGCAGCCCGCGACCCTGGTTCTCGTGCGAAAATTTCAGTAAAAAGTAACGACAAGCGTATTGACCCTGTAGGTGCGTGTGTTGGTATGCGTGGTTCACGTGTACAAGCCGTTTCAAGTGAGTTAGGCGGCGAACGTGTTGATATCGTTTTATATGATGACAACCCAGCACAATACGTGATCAATGCAATGGCACCAGCTGAAGTGGCTTCTATCATTGTTGATGAAGACAAAAACACCATGGATATTGCCGTTGAAGAAGGCAACTTAGCCATGGCGATTGGTCGTAGTGGTCAAAATATACGTTTAGCTAGCCAGTTAACAGGCTGGGAACTTAACGTGATGACTGTTGCCGACATGAACGAGAAACACCAAGCTGAAAACGATAAAGTACTAACGCTATTTATTGACAAGTTAGATCTTGATGAAGATTTTGCTTTGATGTTAGTAGAAGAAGGCTTTACTTCGTTAGAAGAAATTGCCTACGTACCTGTTGCCGAAATGCTAGATATTGATGGCATGGACGAAGACACTGTTGAAGAATTGCGCGAACGTGCAAAAGCGGCAATTACTACTCAAGCACTTGCAAGTGAAGAAACACTTGAAGGTGCAGAACCTGCAGAAGATTTATTAAATCTTGCCGGTTTAGAACGCCATTTAGCGTTTGTATTAGCAAGTCGTGGTATTACAACTTTAGAACACCTTGCTGAACAAGGTGTTGATGAAATATCAGACATTGAAGAATTAGATGAAACCAAAGCGGGCGAGCTAATTATGGCTGCACGTAATATTTGTTGGTTTAACGAAGAATAACTCACCGGGAGAATTATATAGATGGCAAACGTAACAGTAGAACAACTTGCCAAAGAAATCGGTACACCGGTGGATCGCTTAGTTAGCCAATTGGCTGACTCAGGCGTGAAAAAATCGGCAACCGATTCTGTTTCGCAAGAAGAAAAAGAAAACCTGCTTGATCATTTGAAAAAGCAACACGGTGATGACTCAACTGCTAACCCAAGCAAAATGACATTGAGCCGTAAGAAAAAATCTACTTTGGTTTTAGGCCATGGTAGCAAAGCTAAATCAGTGCAAGTAGAAGTTCGTAAAAAACGTACTTATGTTAAACGAAGCGATTTAGAAGAGCAGCAACAAGCAGAAGTTGAAGCAAAAGCTGCAGAAGAAGCGCGTATTCAAGCTGAAATTGATGCTAAAGCTAAAGCAGAAGCTGATGCTAAAGAGGCAGTAAATGCTCGTGCAGCAGCAGCAGCAAAAGCAGAAGTGCAAGCTGAAGCTAAAGCAGAAGCTAAAGTTGAAGCAGAAGCTAAAGCTAAGCAAGCCGCTATCGCTAAAGCAAAATCTATTGAAGAAGCGCCTAAGCCTGCGCCAGTAGTTGCTGAAACTGAAGAAGCGAAAAAATTACGTTTACAACAAGAAGCAGAATTAACAGCCAAAGCTGAAGAAGAAGCTAAGTTGTCTGCAGAAGTAGCACGTAAACTTGCTGAAGAAAACGAATCTCGTTGGAAAGAGCAGGAAGCTGAGCGTAAAGCGAAAGAAAAAGAAGTGGTACATTTAACGTCTTCTAAATACGCGCAAGAAGCTGAAGATAAAAGTGACTCTGCCGACGAAAGTGGTCGTCGACGTAAGAAGAAAAAACCTGCTGGCCAAGATAGAAATAACCGTGGCGGTCGTAATGCAAGAGGCAAAGGCAAGTTAAGCTTATCTTCTCCTCAAAGCTTAAAGCATGGTTTCACTAAACCTGTTGAAATTAAGCTTAACGAAGTACGTATCGGCGAAACAATTTCGGTTGCAGAGTTAGCAAACAAAATGTCTGTTAAAGGCGCTGAAGTTGTTAAAGCTATGTTTAAAATGGGTGCTATGGCAACCATTAACCAAGTAATTGACCAAGAAACAGCGGCATTAGTTGCTGAAGAAATGGGTCGTGAAGTGGTACTAGTGAAAGAAAATGCCCTTGAAGAAGCGGTACTTTCAGATCGTGGCCATACAGGTGAAGCGATCACACGTGCTCCTGTTGTAACTATCATGGGTCATGTTGACCATGGTAAAACATCATTACTTGATCACATTCGTGAAGCAAAAGTAGCTGACGGCGAAGCCGGTGGTATTACTCAGCATATTGGTGCATACCATGTAGAAACAGGTCACGGAATGATTACTTTCCTTGATACTCCTGGTCATGCAGCGTTTACATCTATGCGTTCACGTGGTGCTAAAGCAACTGATATCGTTATTATTGTTGTTGCAGCCGATGATGGTGTTATGCCACAAACAGTTGAAGCGATTCAGCATGCTAAAGCATCTGACGCGCCAATTATCATCGCTGTTAACAAAATGGATAAAGAAGGTGCTGATCCAGACAGAGTTAAGAGTGAGTTATCACAACACGACGTACTTTCTGAAGAGTGGGGCGGAGACGTTCAGTTCTGTCATGTATCAGCTAAAACTGGTGAAGGTATTGACGACTTACTTGACGCTATATTACTACAGTCTGAAGTTTTAGAGCTTACCGCTGTTGTTGATAAAATGGCTAACGGTGTTGTTGTTGAATCTAAACTTGATAAAGGCCGTGGCCCAGTAGCTACTGTACTTGTTCAAGAAGGTACATTGAACCAAGGTGATATCGTACTTTGTGGTTTAGAATACGGTCGTGTTCGTGCCATGCGTGATGAGAACGGTAAGACTATTCAATCTGCAGGCCCATCTATTCCAGTAGAAATTATTGGCTTAAGTGGTGTACCAATTGCGGGTGATGAAGCGACAGTTGTTAAAGATGAGAAGAAAGCGCGTGAAGTTGCTTTATTCCGTCAAGGTAAATTCCGTGATGTGAAACTTGCCCGTCAACAGAAAGCTAAACTTGAAAATATGTTTGCGAACATGGCTTCAGGCGAAATTTCTGAAGTGAATGTAGTACTTAAATCTGATGTTCAAGGTTCACTTGAAGCGATTTCAGATTCATTGACTAAGCTTTCAACTGACGAAGTTAAAGTACGCATTATCGGTAGTGGTGTTGGTGCTATTACTGAAACAGATGCAACGCTTGCTGCTGCTTCTAACGCTATCATGGTTGGTTTTAACGTTCGTGCCGATGCA includes:
- the nusA gene encoding transcription termination factor NusA, coding for MSKEILLVVDAVSNEKALPRESIFEAMETALETATKKKYEGDILVRVSIDRATGEFETFRRWLIVEESDTPMENPYAEISLAAAQYDEPELNVGDYVEDQIESVKFDRVTTQTAKQVIVQKIREAERGLIVDAYQEQIGEIITGVVKKASRDSVILDLGNNAEAIIYRDDMLPRESFRPGDRIRGLLYEIKPEARGAQLFVSRTKPEMLIELFRVEVPEIGEEMLEIKGAARDPGSRAKISVKSNDKRIDPVGACVGMRGSRVQAVSSELGGERVDIVLYDDNPAQYVINAMAPAEVASIIVDEDKNTMDIAVEEGNLAMAIGRSGQNIRLASQLTGWELNVMTVADMNEKHQAENDKVLTLFIDKLDLDEDFALMLVEEGFTSLEEIAYVPVAEMLDIDGMDEDTVEELRERAKAAITTQALASEETLEGAEPAEDLLNLAGLERHLAFVLASRGITTLEHLAEQGVDEISDIEELDETKAGELIMAARNICWFNEE
- the infB gene encoding translation initiation factor IF-2, whose protein sequence is MANVTVEQLAKEIGTPVDRLVSQLADSGVKKSATDSVSQEEKENLLDHLKKQHGDDSTANPSKMTLSRKKKSTLVLGHGSKAKSVQVEVRKKRTYVKRSDLEEQQQAEVEAKAAEEARIQAEIDAKAKAEADAKEAVNARAAAAAKAEVQAEAKAEAKVEAEAKAKQAAIAKAKSIEEAPKPAPVVAETEEAKKLRLQQEAELTAKAEEEAKLSAEVARKLAEENESRWKEQEAERKAKEKEVVHLTSSKYAQEAEDKSDSADESGRRRKKKKPAGQDRNNRGGRNARGKGKLSLSSPQSLKHGFTKPVEIKLNEVRIGETISVAELANKMSVKGAEVVKAMFKMGAMATINQVIDQETAALVAEEMGREVVLVKENALEEAVLSDRGHTGEAITRAPVVTIMGHVDHGKTSLLDHIREAKVADGEAGGITQHIGAYHVETGHGMITFLDTPGHAAFTSMRSRGAKATDIVIIVVAADDGVMPQTVEAIQHAKASDAPIIIAVNKMDKEGADPDRVKSELSQHDVLSEEWGGDVQFCHVSAKTGEGIDDLLDAILLQSEVLELTAVVDKMANGVVVESKLDKGRGPVATVLVQEGTLNQGDIVLCGLEYGRVRAMRDENGKTIQSAGPSIPVEIIGLSGVPIAGDEATVVKDEKKAREVALFRQGKFRDVKLARQQKAKLENMFANMASGEISEVNVVLKSDVQGSLEAISDSLTKLSTDEVKVRIIGSGVGAITETDATLAAASNAIMVGFNVRADATARKVIEAEKIDLRYYSVIYSLIDEVKSAMSGMLAPEFKQEIIGLAQVRDVFKSPKIGAIAGCMVTEGIIKRSAPIRVLRDNVVIYEGELESLRRFKDDVQEVRNATECGIGVKNYNDVRVGDQIEVFETVEIKRTL